TATTCACCGCCAATGATATTAGCGCAATGGCTAACACAAGTTTGCAAAACACAGCAGAGGAAAAACGCAAATCAACAAAATAATTTAACAGTGAAACAGCCGATTGCGACGGTTTAGTCGTAGCGGCAATATCAGTATTCTCGTTTAAAGACGGATTGGGTTTACGCTTATCAATAAATACCAAGCGATACTCACCAACAGGGATGGATATGGCGAATGTTTCATTGATCCCTTCGTTAGTATAATACTCTTCTAGCTTTTTTCTGAGGCGTGATATATGTACTCTAACAGAGGCATCTTCCGCTACATTAAAGTCGGCGGTTTTTGCAAACACGTCAATCGCGATTTCTAGCTCTTTTGGGGGAACAACGGACTCTGACTCCTGGTCAATTCTTTCTATCTCTTTGTTAACCAAATATTCAAGTAACTTTTTATGATTAGTAGAGCGACCTATCGCACTGTTTTCATTAATTTTTTTAATGTGACGCTGCAATTCTTGCTTGCTTGGCATAAAACACATATCAATATCCAAAAAGTTAACTTTAAAAAGCCGTTACAAGAGTATTTGTTACTGTAACCTTGTATAAATAATGTAAACAATTTACCAAAATGACACATGTTACCGCAATTTTCTACTTAGCAGCAGCGGTTGTTATCTTTATATTGCTAACGCAGCTAACATTACTCTCGTTTTTACAAGGTCATTTTTTATATGCGAGCTTTATTATTTTCTCTTGTCGCCATTATTTTGTCAGGCCAAGCTTTAGCAACCGGCTGGCAATACAATAACAACCGTTTTGCCATCAGTGCCGATGGTAACAACCAAGCTGATTTTCAGCACAAATGGCCACGCGCAGATCCTGACGATTGGGGCGGCACGCCGGTCGCGTTAGCGATTATTGCCAAAAAGCAAGCCCACAAAAACCTAGTGCATTACTCTTACAACAATTTTATCGATGCACCACCTCACACCACTGAAACGAATGAAATGGCGATAGGGGTAAACGGTGCAATTAAGCATTGGGGATTTAATCCCGATAAATTTTTTGATGTTAGCCACAACAGCGAAACCGCGCTTGAACATTTAAAAGCTGAAATTGCTAAATCAACAAAACAGGATCCTTTATATTTTATTCATATGGGACCAACTGAATTTTTTTACCGTGCCGTGCAACGCGTAATAAAAGCCGGTAAAGCCGACAGCCTTTCTCATGTGTATGTGATTTCACACAGCGGTTACAACAACCAACATTTACGACGCGGCGATCCCAAGTTTGATAAATCCCCCGTTGCCCCACAAGACAAACACCACAAAATGAGTGAGCTGATCGAACTGACTGGCTACCGCATTAATTTCAAACAAATTCAAGACCAAAATGCCCAGTGGGATCCCAATAAATTATGGAGCTCTGAACATGACTGGTCGGTATGGGCATGGATGAAGGATCACAAAGATCCCAGTGTTCAATGGTTGTACGAGCGCATGCTAGTCAATGCGAAAGGGGTTGCTGATTGCTCAGATGCCGGCATGGTTTACTACCTGCTCACGGGCGATGACAATGGCAGCCCAGCTAAGCTACAAGCTTTTATTGGTGAGGGCATTAAAGCCTAAAGGGCAAGACAGCTCAATGCCGTTAAGTTAGCGGCATTGAGGTTCGACTCCCTAAAGCCACTCTCTACAGAGTGAAAACTCAACTTAACAAGAATAACTACACCTCAACTGTCAACGGCAACTTCAAACAAGCACTAATGGAAATAAAATGACAATAAAATCAAACAACAAGCAAACTCGGATTTCACCCCAAATCCCCTTAGTAAAAACCATACTACTAGGTAGCATGCTTATCTTAACCGCCTGTGGCGGAGGCGGCAGTAATGATGCCACCAGTGAAAAAGACGATCCCAAGGTTATCGTCGACCAGGATAAAGATGGCATAGCAGATGATAAAGACTTGTGCCAAACAACACCCGCCCAGTTAGCAAGTGATGTTGACACAAATGGTTGTCACGCGGACGAGAAAAACGACAGCGACGGCGACCAATTGGTTGACGCTGTCGATCAATGCCCTAACACACCAACTGCTTACAAAGATAAGGTTGATGCCACAGGCTGTCATACTGACACAACCCCAACGGTAGACGCCGATGGTGACGGAGTTGCCGATGCCATGGATCATTGTCCTGTCACGCCGCAAGCAAATAAAGACAATGTTGATGCACAAGGTTGCCATAGTGCAGAAGTAGCAGATAAAGACAGAGATGGCGTTGCCGATACAATTGATAAATGTACCAATACCCACAAAGATGCCGTCAATATCGACGCCGACGGCTGCGATGATGGTGAATATTACATCACGTTAAGCGCTATTAACTCAGGACGACTCGAATTTATCGCTGACGATGGACAATTTTTCAGCCGTGATCACAGTTACTATATCGGCCGTAATCGCGACCGAGAAGGGGCAACTTACATTGAAAAAGAAAATGGCGTAGACGTAACAAAATATCGTGATGTGTTAAATACCAATGATGATTATATGTACCGCCACCACAAATATGGCCCTAAATTTGAATATCGCTTACCTGTTGCAAACGGCAGCTATTTTGCCAAATTGCACTTAGTCGAAACCTTGTGGAATAGCGAAGTGGGCAGCCGTGTATTCGATGTAGCAGCAGAAACAGAAAATAATAAAGTGCTAACGGCAATCGACGTACATCAAGCAACCGCAGGCCGCAATATAGCCTATCAAGCTATCACTAATGAAATCTCTGTCGACGACGGCCAACTTAACTTGTACTTTATCGCCAGCACAGGTGATGCCATGCTGTCCGGTTTAGAGATCGTAAAAAAAGTCCATCAAGATCACGACGAGGACAACGACGGCGTAAAAAATATTAATGACATGTGCATATTCACACCAAGCGACTATATCGCTCACATTAATGACAACGGTTGCGCCCCTGACGAATTAGATGACGATAACGATGGCGTTATTAACGCAATGGATAACTGCGCAAATACTGAAAATATTGCGAATTTTCCAACAACAAACCGCCTTGTCGATGCGAATGGCTGTTCGCTTGACCAACTCGACAATGATAACGACGGCAAAGCCGATCACATTGACCAATGTGACAATACCCCAGCAGGCGAAGCCAATGTGGTTAATGCCAAAGGCTGTAGCGCATCCGAACTATCGCTGCTGACACAGGCGTTTAAAGAAAAAGACGGCTTGCTCGTAGTCGAAATGGAATCAACTAATTACCCTGCCGGTTGGCATTTAAAAACCGGCGACTTCGCAACAGGTAACCAATACCTAGAATGGAATGGCGGTAATTTCTTCGCGACACCTCACACTAATCCAACAACTGCCGGTTACATTGATGTTGATATCAAGATTACTAATCCTGGAACCTATCGCTTTATTTGGCGCTCGGTGATTGGCCACGGCACAAACTTTACCGAACACAACGACGGCTGGATCCGGATTGAAGCCAATAATTTTTTTGGATACAAGCAAAAGGACAACAGCACAGTCTGTCCACGTGAACAATTAGCATCTAATGCCTGTGTAGAAACAATCCCCGTGCATGGTGGCTCAGGCCAAGGTTTTATTAAACTATACCGTGGAGGCGGACCAGCGGATTATTGGACATGGATATCCAACGTAAGTGACAACAATGCCCACTCTCTATACGCAACATTCGATAACCCAGGCGAATACAAACTCACAATTGCTGGGCGTTCTAAATACTATGGTATCGACCGCTTTGTATTATTCCGTGATTCAGCCTTTGCCGCTAATAATAATGCCGGACCAACCCGAACTTTTTGGAATGCAAACTTGGTTAGCCACCCTGAATCATCAAGAGAGTAAAAGTCGCTAATAAAGCCTCACATTATTGAACCCATTTCACTAATGTGAGGTATAACTGTATCAAAACTATTGCTGCATTTTATGCCACACCGCGTGACTATCGACCTTTGACTGGGCAACAATTTCATAGCCCATGTCGGTGCCTTGCAAACTGGGTATTTTAAATAACAACTCAAAATTATCGCCATTATCTAATTCATAGTCACCGATATAATGACCAAACTCTTTTTGAGCATCGGCTTTATTACTGGTCGCAAACCAACTTAACCAGAGCAATGCTGAGTCAGTAAAACCAGAAATAATATAAAGTTTACTATGACGCGGGCCATCCAGCTTAGCAAATAAACCATAATCGACGTATTGTTCACTGTCTGTATTAGGTGCAACATATTGCTCCTGACTGGCTTTAGAAACTAAAGCCGTTTGCTCAACTCGATACGAAAAATGCGAACCATTAAAATAGTTCTGTAAAATCCCCATATTGGCAAAATGACCAATGTAAACCACATTCTTTTGTTTTAAATCGTTCGGGGTTAAATCTTCGGCATAAACAATTGGCGTGTATCTAAAATCGTCTGTCAGCGATAGTAAGCTTTTTAACGCTAATATTTGATTCTTGCTTATATTAAGCTGGTGATCAGGTTTAACCCATGTTGCCACCTCGTCTCTATTAGGTTCAGACAAGCTTGGCGCCCCCAATACAATCAATGTACGGCGCGGAAATTGAATAAAGTCTTGCCATAAAAAATGCGGGGCGGGCTTAACCTTGTTACTGACATGAGCTGGTGAACTCGCTAGCGACTGATTAGGTGTTTGATAATAAAAAAAGCCATGGAGTGACACACTCAATAAACACAGCACCGCCATTAGTATTAGGGTTTTGCGGTTTATTAAGGCATGACTGTTTAAGGTTTTTTCAGAACCATCCAATGCGCGCGTTTGCGCTAGACTATTTTCAGCAAAAGCTAATCGATATTCTCCCACCGGGATTGAAATAATAAAAGCTTCGTTTTTACCTTCGCTTTGATAGTACTCTTCGAGCTTCTTCCTTAATCGAGAAATATGAACTCGAACCGACGAATCCTCTGCAGTGTTAAATTCAGTGGTTTTGCCAAATACCTCAATTGCTATTTCAGTCTCTTTCGGGTTGTGTTCAACTTGTGACTTACGGTCATTTTTAGATAGTTGTTTATCAACCAAATAATCCAGTAATTTATTTAAATTAGATGAACGCCCCACCACATTGCTTTTATGGATCCGCTCAAGTTGCGCCAACAGCGCTTGTTTACTGGGGGTATAGCTCATTAGTACATCGCTTGTTTAATCTGGCACCCATTCAAAAGTAACCGTTACATATTCTGTTACACAAATAGATGTCACCGTTTTATAACCAGTACACCCTTATTGCAACCTAGACAATCTTAGTAAGTAGATTGTAAATTTTTTGTTATTGAATTTACAGATAAAATATAACTTTTACTAAGTCATTTATGAACAAACTACTCATTTCTTTAGGGACGCTTGCTATGGCGTGCCATTTTAATCTAGCCTTGGCTGCCGGTTGGCATTACGACAATAACCGTATTGCCATTAGTGCCGACGGTAACAACCAACCTGATAACCACCATTTCTGGCAATGTCATTAAGTTAAGCCTTTGCCTAGTTAGGCCGCTTATAATTCATATGATGCTTGGCTCCCAATTTAACGTTTCTAACAAAAGAGCGGCCTGGTCTGATAGCGTTGGTATGCCGGAGCATTTTAGATATTAGTTTGTTTATCTTCAACGTGATGTCTTTTAGTTGAAGTAGCACAATTATGTTTTGCTTCATTACACTAAGGGCCGCTGTGAAGTTG
This genomic window from Saccharobesus litoralis contains:
- a CDS encoding thrombospondin type 3 repeat-containing protein, with the protein product MTIKSNNKQTRISPQIPLVKTILLGSMLILTACGGGGSNDATSEKDDPKVIVDQDKDGIADDKDLCQTTPAQLASDVDTNGCHADEKNDSDGDQLVDAVDQCPNTPTAYKDKVDATGCHTDTTPTVDADGDGVADAMDHCPVTPQANKDNVDAQGCHSAEVADKDRDGVADTIDKCTNTHKDAVNIDADGCDDGEYYITLSAINSGRLEFIADDGQFFSRDHSYYIGRNRDREGATYIEKENGVDVTKYRDVLNTNDDYMYRHHKYGPKFEYRLPVANGSYFAKLHLVETLWNSEVGSRVFDVAAETENNKVLTAIDVHQATAGRNIAYQAITNEISVDDGQLNLYFIASTGDAMLSGLEIVKKVHQDHDEDNDGVKNINDMCIFTPSDYIAHINDNGCAPDELDDDNDGVINAMDNCANTENIANFPTTNRLVDANGCSLDQLDNDNDGKADHIDQCDNTPAGEANVVNAKGCSASELSLLTQAFKEKDGLLVVEMESTNYPAGWHLKTGDFATGNQYLEWNGGNFFATPHTNPTTAGYIDVDIKITNPGTYRFIWRSVIGHGTNFTEHNDGWIRIEANNFFGYKQKDNSTVCPREQLASNACVETIPVHGGSGQGFIKLYRGGGPADYWTWISNVSDNNAHSLYATFDNPGEYKLTIAGRSKYYGIDRFVLFRDSAFAANNNAGPTRTFWNANLVSHPESSRE
- a CDS encoding helix-turn-helix domain-containing protein, with the translated sequence MSYTPSKQALLAQLERIHKSNVVGRSSNLNKLLDYLVDKQLSKNDRKSQVEHNPKETEIAIEVFGKTTEFNTAEDSSVRVHISRLRKKLEEYYQSEGKNEAFIISIPVGEYRLAFAENSLAQTRALDGSEKTLNSHALINRKTLILMAVLCLLSVSLHGFFYYQTPNQSLASSPAHVSNKVKPAPHFLWQDFIQFPRRTLIVLGAPSLSEPNRDEVATWVKPDHQLNISKNQILALKSLLSLTDDFRYTPIVYAEDLTPNDLKQKNVVYIGHFANMGILQNYFNGSHFSYRVEQTALVSKASQEQYVAPNTDSEQYVDYGLFAKLDGPRHSKLYIISGFTDSALLWLSWFATSNKADAQKEFGHYIGDYELDNGDNFELLFKIPSLQGTDMGYEIVAQSKVDSHAVWHKMQQ